The Flavobacteriales bacterium genome has a window encoding:
- a CDS encoding dCMP deaminase family protein yields MKQRKYDKAYLKMAQEWAKLSHCERKQVGALIVKDKMIISDGYNGCPSGFENTCEDEEGNTKWYVLHAEANAIMKVARSTNDCKGATLYLTISPCKECSKLIHQSGIKRLVYLDEYKDTTGLDFLRKANVELLHFEDAE; encoded by the coding sequence ATGAAACAAAGAAAGTACGATAAGGCATATTTGAAAATGGCGCAAGAATGGGCCAAGCTGTCGCATTGTGAAAGAAAACAAGTCGGGGCACTCATCGTAAAGGATAAGATGATTATTTCTGACGGCTATAACGGTTGCCCTTCTGGTTTCGAAAACACCTGCGAAGATGAAGAGGGTAATACCAAATGGTACGTCTTGCATGCTGAGGCCAATGCTATAATGAAAGTAGCCCGTTCTACCAACGACTGTAAAGGTGCTACCCTATACCTGACTATTTCCCCTTGCAAAGAATGCAGCAAACTGATACATCAATCTGGCATAAAAAGACTGGTCTATCTCGATGAATATAAGGATACCACAGGCTTGGATTTCTTAAGAAAAGCCAATGTAGAACTCTTACACTTTGAGGATGCTGAATAA